A DNA window from Coffea arabica cultivar ET-39 chromosome 6c, Coffea Arabica ET-39 HiFi, whole genome shotgun sequence contains the following coding sequences:
- the LOC113692481 gene encoding E3 ubiquitin-protein ligase ATL42-like, producing MYLQEGCSLRKCGLLLGKFQPFNHLSMNSLSLCICFLHLAFFQVKAQTSANQYGVASPDAVTNFQPSLAVVIGILAIMFSLTFILLLYAKFCRSTSSNSVRTNLQITDGLPRSRSRFSGIDKTVIESLPFFRFSSLKGSREGLECAICLSKFEDIEVLRLLPKCKHAFHINCLDEWLEKHSSCPLCRHKISADDLSSFTYSNSLRFMWNEAELKEESNMELYVQREESCLGSSRFSIASSCRKTGKDVKEDELPIQLNGDADENGKIFHKFNHKIVVSDVVLMKNRWSNVSSSDLMFLNSEMLNHVSSDRFSALESGITGQSTPTRVIGDGELMNIKQEMDRKREFEIKFSKIQHNDSFPPLPNFARASSGSKGDSRINESNVLNPSEKRSMSEIIVHPRFREFNTRNNDDREPSNPENSVKEEKIRRLWLPIARRTAQWFANREREDQLSLKTQGNL from the coding sequence ATGTATCTTCAAGAAGGATGCTCTCTGCGCAAGTGCGGACTTCTTCTAGGCAAGTTTCAACCTTTCAATCATCTTTCCATGAATTCGCTGAGTTTGTGTATCTGTTTTCTTCATCTTGCGTTCTTCCAAGTCAAAGCACAGACATCTGCAAATCAGTATGGAGTAGCTTCACCAGATGCGGTCACTAATTTTCAGCCGAGCCTCGCTGTGGTGATTGGCATCCTCGCTATCATGTTTTCTTTAACTTTTATCCTCCTGCTATATGCAAAGTTCTGCAGAAGCACATCATCCAACTCTGTCCGCACTAACCTGCAAATTACAGATGGCCTGCCTCGTTCAAGGTCACGTTTCTCAGGAATTGATAAAACTGTGATTGAATCCCTTCCTTTCTTTAGATTCTCTTCTTTGAAGGGGTCCAGAGAGGGGCTTGAATGTGCAATCTGCTTATCAAAATTCGAAGATATTGAAGTTCTTCGGTTACTGCCAAAGTGCAAGCATGCCTTTCACATCAATTGTCTTGATGAGTGGCTAGAGAAGCACTCAAGCTGTCCACTTTGCAGGCATAAGATCAGTGCCGATGAtctttcaagcttcacttattCGAATAGTTTGAGATTCATGTGGAATGAAGCAGAGCTAAAAGAGGAATCCAACATGGAGCTTTATGTTCAAAGAGAAGAAAGTTGTCTGGGATCTTCAAGATTTAGTATTGCCAGCAGTTGTAGGAAAACAGGAAAAGATGTGAAGGAAGACGAATTGCCAATTCAGCTAAATGGTGATGCAGACGAAAATGGAAAAATCTTTCACAAATTTAACCACAAAATAGTTGTCTCTGATGTTGTCCTCATGAAGAATCGTTGGAGCAATGTGAGTTCTTCAGACCTGATGTTCTTGAATTCAGAGATGCTTAATCACGTGTCAAGTGACAGATTCTCCGCTTTGGAATCGGGTATTACCGGGCAATCGACTCCAACAAGAGTGATTGGAGATGGTGAACTGATGAATATTAAGCAGGAAATGGACAGAAAAAGAGAGTTTGAGATCAAGTTCAGCAAAATCCAGCACAATGATTCATTCCCACCATTACCAAACTTTGCAAGAGCTTCATCAGGGTCTAAAGGGGATTCAAGAATTAATGAATCAAATGTCCTGAATCCCTCTGAGAAGAGATCCATGTCAGAGATAATAGTTCATCCAAGATTTAGAGAGTTCAACACCAGGAATAATGACGATAGAGAGCCATCCAATCCAGAGAACAGTGTGAAGGAGGAAAAAATAAGGAGACTTTGGCTGCCAATCGCAAGAAGAACAGCTCAATGGTTTGccaacagagagagagaggatcAACTCAGCCTCAAAACACAAGGCAATCTTTGA
- the LOC113692438 gene encoding ninja-family protein mc410-like, translated as MEDDNGLDLSLSLPCGGDSNTSKGKIGTSSENRSDISDRDTKLINEFKQFLDGGNMQIGSGMVSQRIDSAKPEIFFSNLSNTPADVDTSQNINSGVFWAVNDRPTEGEENRTDIREKRKNVFGETSKPKKHEKETDGSDLQDKARVSYISINTDDGSTEENEDVADSEAEASTSRQHMLHQDDLAKQYAGTALSEGRKDFHGIYESNVGELPGQKRFSITSEREFKVGNMPQSVQFPVQPGNIVSMSQPLPAKDSKPDGVASRQLPNMMQVMAATNSDRTGGQPVLPANAPLVVSYSSVPLPALDKDNSRPVVSHQQIHPSFVNRVSTQSDKHMDNLKISQVPQKMSESKQHDGKALYYAMGNGKLLAEGGASTQTEDDTKGSKGSIRPKDRPEPPRTEAFPSEYPTIKPGIAAELKFGGYGSYPNLPWVSTTAPGPNGRTISGVTYRYSPTQIKIVCACHGLHMSPEEFVRHATEEPAKPVTGTGVLPTSNPATSAQS; from the exons ATGGAGGATGATAATGGCCTAGACCTGAGCTTATCTCTTCCATGTGGTGGAGATAGTAATACGTCTAAGGGTAAAATTGGCACTTCATCAGAAAATAGGTCAGACATTAGTGACAGAGATACCAAATTGATCAATGAATTTAAACAGTTTCTTGATGGCGGCAACATGCAAATTGGCTCTGGAATGGTGTCTCAGAGGATTGATTCTGCGAAACCTGAGATTTTCTTCAGCAACCTTTCAAACACTCCTGCTGATGTAGATACTTCTCAAAACATCAACAGTGGCGTATTTTGGGCTGTAAATGATAGGCCTACTGAAGGTGAAGAAAATAGGACAGATATTCGTGAAAAACGAAAAAACGTTTTTGGCGAGACAAGTAAACCAAAGAAGCATGAGAAAGAGACTGACGGTAGTGATCTACAAGACAAGGCAAGGGTGTCTTACATTTCCATAAATACTGATGATGGTTCGACCGAAGAAAATGAAGATGTTGCAGATTCAGAAGCTGAGGCTTCAACGTCTAGGCAACATATGTTGCACCAGGATGATTTAGCGAAACAATATGCCGGAACTGCTCTATCTGAGGGGCGCAAAGATTTCCATGGGATATATGAGTCAAATGTTGGAGAATTACCAGGACAAAAGAGGTTTAGCATTACATCAGAAAGGGAATTTAAGGTTGGGAACATGCCTCAGAGTGTCCAGTTCCCTGTCCAGCCGGGTAACATTGTGAGCATGTCTCAGCCACTGCCTGCAAAGGACTCTAAACCTGATGGTGTTGCCAGCAGACAATTACCTAACATGATGCAAGTTATGGCTGCTACGAACAGCGATAGAACTGGAGGCCAACCTGTGTTGCCTGCAAATGCACCATTAGTGGTTAGCTACTCTTCGGTCCCGCTTCCAGCACTAGATAAAGATAATTCTAGGCCAGTGGTTTCTCATCAGCAGATCCACCCATCCTTTGTCAACAGGGTTTCAACACAGTCAGATAAGCACATGGATAATCTGAAGATAAGTCAAG TTCCGCAAAAGATGTCTGAATCTAAGCAACACGATGGGAAAGCATTATATTATGCCATGGGGAATGGTAAGCTGCTGGCGGAGGGAGGGGCTTCTACTCAGACAGAGGATGATACGAAAGGAAGCAAAGGGTCCATCAGGCCAAAAGACAGACCTGAGCCACCAAGAACAGAAGCGTTTCCTTCTGAATATCCGACCATAAAGCCAGGTATTGCTGCGGAACTGAAATTTGGAGGTTATGGTTCGTACCCAAATTTACCTTGGGTTTCTACAACTGCTCCTGGCCCAAATGGCCGAACAATATCAGGGGTAACCTACAGATACAGCCCTACGCAGATAAAGATAGTATGTGCTTGCCATGGTTTGCACATGTCCCCTGAGGAGTTTGTTAGGCATGCTACTGAAGAGCCTGCAAAGCCAGTTACTGGTACTGGTGTATTACCAACTAGCAATCCTGCGACCTCAGCTCAAAGCTGA
- the LOC113693752 gene encoding sugar transport protein 14 → MAGGAFVDGGGSRAAHYEYKITSYFITACVIGSFGGSLFGYDLGVSGGVTSMDDFLKKFFPKVYERKHHHLNETDYCKYDDQVLTLFTSSLYYAALISTFGVSYVTRNKGRRMSIMCGAVSFFAGGLVNAAAENIAMLIIGRCLLGVGIGFGNQAVPLYLSEMAPAKIRGAVNQLFQLTTCLGILVANLINYGVQSIHPWGWRLALGLAMVPAAIMFVGGLFAPETPNSLVEQGKLDEARKILEKVRGTPNVDAEFADLLEASEAARAIKNPFSNLLKRKNRPQLIIGSLGIPAFQQLTGNNSILFYAPVIFQSLGFGSNASLYSSVITNGALVVAALISMALVDKFGRRKFFLEAGCEMIITMVAVGVTLALKFGKGEELSKGISAFLVIMIFVFVLAYGRSWGPLGWLVPSEIFPLETRSAGQSIVVSVNMLFTALVAQFFLKALCGLKFGIFLLFAGLIIFMSCFVYFLLPETKQVPIEEIYLLWQSHWFWKRYCAPDANEDGQEIQKPRKPNNETA, encoded by the exons ATGGCTGGCGGGGCATTTGTTGACGGAGGAGGATCAAGGGCTGCTCACTATGAGTATAAGATTACGTCATATTTCATCACTGCTTGCGTTATTGGCTCTTTTGGAGGATCCCTCTTTGGTTACGATTTGGGCGTTTCTG GAGGAGTGACTTCAATGGATGACTTCTTGAAAAAATTCTTCCCCAAAGTGTACGAAAGGAAACACCACCATTTGAATGAAACAGATTATTGTAAATATGATGATCAGGTTCTCACTCTCTTTACTTCCTCCCTGTACTACGCTGCacttatttcaacttttgggGTGTCATACGTGACCAGAAATAAGGGCAGGAGGATGAGCATTATGTGTGGGGCAGTCAGCTTCTTTGCTGGAGGACTTGTCAATGCAGCAGCCGAGAACATTGCGATGCTGATCATTGGCCGATGCCTGCTTGGTGTAGGCATTGGGTTTGGGAATCAG GCGGTCCCTCTGTATCTCTCAGAAATGGCACCTGCTAAAATCCGAGGAGCAGTTAACCAACTGTTTCAACTAACAACCTGCTTGGGAATCCTTGTTGCCAACTTAATAAATTATGGTGTCCAAAGCATTCATCCATGGGGCTGGAGGTTAGCCCTCGGTTTAGCAATGGTTCCTGCTGCTATAATGTTCGTTGGTGGACTTTTTGCTCCAGAGACCCCAAACAGTCTTGTTGAACAGGGTAAACTAGACGAAGCAAGAAAGATCCTGGAGAAAGTGAGAGGGACACCTAACGTGGATGCTGAATTTGCTGACCTATTAGAAGCAAGCGAAGCCGCACGAGCTATAAAGAATCCGTTCTCAAATCTGTTAAAGAGGAAGAACCGCCCCCAGCTTATAATAGGATCCCTTGGTATTCCAGCGTTCCAACAGCTCACTGGCAATAACTCCATTCTTTTCTATGCCCCTGTCATATTCCAGAGCTTAGGTTTTGGGTCCAATGCCTCCCTTTACTCCTCTGTCATTACAAATGGTGCACTAGTTGTAGCTGCCTTGATCTCTATGGCTCTCGTTGACAAGTTTGGCAGGAGAAAATTTTTCCTCGAAGCTGGTTGTGAAATGATAATCACCATG GTTGCTGTTGGTGTTACTCtggctttgaaatttggaaagggTGAGGAGCTCTCCAAAGGAATTAGTGCTTTCCTTGTCATTATGATCTTCGTGTTCGTTCTGGCTTATGGAAGGTCCTGGGGTCCTCTGGGTTGGTTAGTTCCAAGTGAGATCTTTCCCCTGGAGACGAGGTCGGCTGGCCAAAGTATTGTCGTTAGCGTGAATATGCTCTTCACGGCTCTTGTTGCTCAGTTTTTCCTGAAAGCTCTCTGCGGACTTAAATTCGGTATCTTTTTGCTGTTTGCTGGTCTAATAATTTTCATGAGCTGCTTTGTATACTTCCTCTTGCCCGAGACCAAGCAAGTCCCAATAGAGGAGATCTATTTGCTGTGGCAAAGCCACTGGTTTTGGAAGAGGTACTGCGCGCCTGATGCCAATGAAGATGGACAGGAGatacaaaaacccagaaaacccAATAATGAAACAGCCTAG
- the LOC113694348 gene encoding CRS2-associated factor 1, chloroplastic-like, producing MALRPVIQFPVFVPPPPSAPNHRPAFEVRFSRWNNANAQKFIRRERTQKEIEDQIRSQRRFDSAFNIAHNYNPAPPTPTFKSTGTPSSPSHPSIPGKKSKYSKNPQKPRLPFDHPAFKPVLKHKKIPVKRINPSRTTDESTKAEEQEKFAPNVKIDEKGLSYEFPEAPFLYQYSYTETPKVKPVGIREPLVAPFEPGTMGRPWTGRKPLPPSKKKLPEFDSFQLPPPHKKGVKPVQAPGPFLPGTGPMYVKSREQILGEPLTKEEIKALVESCKKWKRQLNMGRDGFTHNMLDNIHAHWKRRRVCKIKCKGVCTVDMENVRQQLEEKTGGQVIYSRGGVIYLFRGRNYNYKTRPRFPLMLWKPVTPVYPRLVKRAPEGLTLEEATEMRKKGRNLVPICKLAKNGVYCDLVKNVREAFEACELVRINCEGVNGSDYRKIGAKLKDLVPCVLISFENEHILMWRGQDWKSSLPELRSDAEGMTETESDATTFVGTILEGEAESLTASASSVSNTTKMNTTIKDLNTSSGSWNFEEVESDGSSEYGEEVVGDLTALATSACETYESESPPDVQCAVGSDVLVDFDRSEEEWDGSNSYHNAMLTVSSGPETRLGSTFSNDNHSEPPFTAPFTSSKLEGVSEDRKGISELSSATTPSAEEVLLLLRQAVESGLAVMLEDSSLDADIVYERAVALAKSAPPGPVFSHRRKQLVVPECDKPQSDDLEVKEALKVPEKEVTLSSKRGSGKKTSKGRSMKDIREDYLNVNQPGSLRVDELAKLLA from the exons ATGGCCTTGAGACCAGTAATCCAGTTTCCGGTATTCGTCCCACCACCACCCAGCGCTCCAAACCACCGCCCAGCCTTTGAAGTCCGCTTCTCACGGTGGAACAACGCCAACGCTCAGAAATTCATCCGCCGCGAACGCACCCAAAAGGAAATTGAAGACCAAATCCGCTCCCAAAGACGCTTCGATTCCGCCTTCAACATTGCCCATAATTACAACCCGGCACCTCCCACCCCTACCTTTAAATCCACCGGCACCCCTTCCTCTCCTTCCCACCCTTCAATTCCGggcaaaaagtcgaaatactcCAAAAACCCACAAAAACCTAGACTTCCCTTTGATCACCCCGCATTTAAACCCGTCCTTAAACACAAAAAAATACCAGTTAAAAGAATTAATCCTAGCCGAACGACTGACGAAAGTACTAAAGctgaagaacaagaaaaatttgCTCCCAACGtcaaaattgatgaaaaaggGTTGTCATATGAATTTCCTGAAGCTCCATTTCTTTATCAGTATAGTTATACCGAGACGCCCAAGGTGAAGCCGGTGGGGATCAGGGAGCCGCTTGTGGCGCCATTTGAGCCAGGTACTATGGGGAGGCCGTGGACGGGGCGGAAGCCGCTGCCGCCGAGTAAAAAGAAACTGCCGGAATTTGATTCTTTTCAGCTCCCTCCACCTCATAAAAAGGGTGTGAAGCCCGTCCAGGCACCGGGCCCATTTTTGCCGGGAACTGGGCCAATGTATGTGAAGTCTAGAGAGCAGATATTGGGGGAGCCCTTGACCAAAGAGGAGATTAAAGCGCTTGTTGAAAGCTGCAAGAAATGGAAGCGCCAGCTGAATATGG GAAGAGATGGTTTTACGCACAACATGTTGGATAACATACATGCTCACTGGAAGCGAAGAAGGGTGTGCAAGATAAAATGCAAGGGTGTGTGTACCGTAGACATGGAAAATGTTCGCCAACAGTTAGAG GAGAAAACAGGTGGACAAGTCATATATAGTAGAGGGGGAGTGATATACCTATTCCGTGGTAGAAACTATAATTATAAGACTCGGCCGCGTTTTCCTCTTATGTTGTGGAAACCTGTTACTCCTGTATACCCAAGGTTGGTCAAACGAGCCCCTGAGGGTTTGACTTTAGAAGAAGCCACAGAAATGCGGAAGAAGGGGCGCAATCTTGTGCCAATATGCAAGCTTG CTAAAAATGGGGTCTACTGTGACCTTGTTAAGAATGTCAGGGAGGCATTTGAAGCATGTGAACTGGTGCGAATCAATTGCGAAGGTGTGAATGGGAGTGATTACCGTAAAATAGGTGCCAAACTCAAG GATCTTGTCCCATGCGTGTTAATATCTTTTGAGAATGAGCACATCCTCATGTGGAGGGGACAGGACTGGAAGTCATCCCTGCCAGAGCTAAGAAGTGATGCAGAAGGAATGACGGAAACTGAATCTGATGCTACGACCTTTGTTGGAACAATTTTAGAAGGAGAAGCCGAGTCATTAACAGCTTCAGCATCATctgtttcaaacacaacaaaaatgAATACAACTATTAAAGATCTTAACACAAGCAGTGGTTCTTGGAATTTTGAAGAGGTGGAATCAGATGGAAGCAGTGAATATGGAGAAGAGGTGGTTGGTGATCTTACAGCTTTAGCCACTTCTGCATGTGAAACGTATGAGAGTGAAAGTCCTCCGGATGTTCAGTGCGCCGTCGGTTCAGatgttttggtggattttgATAGAAGTGAAGAAGAATGGGATGGTTCAAACTCTTACCACAATGCCATGTTAACCGTGTCTTCAGGGCCTGAAACAAGGCTGGGAAGCACTTTCAGTAATGACAACCATTCAGAACCTCCATTCACGGCTCCTTTTACTTCAAGCAAGTTGGAAGGTGTATCTGAAGATAGAAAGGGTATCAGTGAACTTTCAAGTGCAACTACACCTTCAGCTGAGGAAGTTCTTCTCCTCCTCAGGCAGGCTGTTGAAAGTGGGCTTGCAGTTATGTTGGAGGATTCTAGCTTGGATGCAGACATTGTTTATGAAAGAGCCGTCGCTCTTGCTAAGTCTGCTCCACCTGGGCCTGTTTTTAGCCATCGACGTAAGCAGTTGGTGGTTCCAGAATGTGATAAGCCACAAAGTGATGATTTGGAGGTGAAAGAGGCTCTCAAAGTGCCAGAGAAAGAAGTTACTCTTTCGAGTAAGAGAGGAAGTGGGAAAAAGACTTCTAAAGGTCGAAGCATGAAGGACATTAGGGAAGATTATCTAAATGTAAATCAACCGGGAAGCCTAAGAGTAGATGAACTAGCGAAATTGCTAGCTTAA
- the LOC113691426 gene encoding probable glycosyltransferase At3g07620 isoform X1, translating to MRNRSQMERMCTVRNQRLFYVVGIITILIILSQILVVPYQNYISVPSHANISLIFSKTILSNVSQQTNADVFNGKANDNSASGWDEDALIVQEEEGSHQGHNISTEVGGQTGDYLEKERQLPTQFTSGRGSTSDKIAKMMYLNEPEDNPILEGLETGLEFTEHVKKLKDDVSESLAPGEIANLTKGSIRSVVNFMSPMALTTGLESVADASDAAVPYPAVNISVVHTDKKDLDLESHKQGDSLLQAGSLSPKDSSGMFGKPFIKKNNRRTKSISDMTILLHLGSPPANLPRPKWFSARDKELQNARRQIENAPVIRNAPRAYAYLFRNYSMFVSRSYELMERVLRVYIYKEGDKPVFHQPHLRGIYASEGWFMKLMEGNRQFVVRDPRKAHLFYLPFSSRRLRSVLYQQNFTSHRDLENHLKNYVHVIASKYRFWNRTKGADHFLVACHDWGPGFTRNSMGSCIRALCNSNIARGFEIGKDVSLPVTYILSAENPLKDLGGNQPSERPTLAFFAGGMHGYLRPILLQYWKDKEPDMKIFGPMPRDPDGKQRYREFMKSSKYCICARGYEVHTPRVIESIYYECIPVIISDNYVPPFFEILDWESFAVFVLEQDIPNLRNVLLSIPEKKYIEMQNRLKMVQRHFLWHKVPVKYDLFYMILHSIWYNRVFQVKS from the exons ATGAGAAACAGGTCTCAGATGGAGAGAATGTGTACTGTCAGAAACCAGAGATTGTTTTATGTGGTTGGCATTATTACCATCCTTATAATTCTTTCTCAGATTTTGGTAGTTCCGTATCAAAACTACATCTCAGTTCCATCACATGCAAATATCAGCTTGATTTTTAGCAAAACCATCCTTTCAAATGTTTCGCAACAGACCAATGCAGATGTTTTTAATGGTAAGGCCAATGACAACAGTGCTTCTGGTTGGGATGAAGATGCTCTCATTGtgcaagaagaagaaggatCGCATCAAGGCCACAATATTTCAACGGAGGTGGGAGGACAGACAGGTGATTACTTGGAGAAGGAGAGACAGTTACCAACTCAGTTCACATCTGGCCGGGGATCAACATCtgataaaattgcaaaaatGATGTACTTAAATGAACCAGAGGACAATCCTATACTAGAGGGCCTAGAAACTGGACTTGAGTTCACAGAGCAcgtaaagaaattaaaagatgatgTTTCCGAAAGCCTTGCCCCAGGTGAAATTGCAAATTTGACAAAAGGATCAATCAGAAGTGTAGTCAATTTTATGTCTCCAATGGCCTTGACTACTGGATTGGAGTCTGTTGCTGATGCTTCAGATGCTGCAGTACCATACCCTGCTGTCAACATTTCTGTAGTACACACTGACAAGAAAGATCTTGACTTGGAATCCCACAAACAAGGTGATAGCTTACTACAAGCTGGTTCACTTTCACCAAAAGATAGCTCGGGAATGTTTGGCAAACCTTTCATAAAGAAGAATAATAGAAGGACAAAATCCATATCTGACATGACTATCTTGTTGCATCTTGGCTCTCCACCTGCAAATTTACCG AGACCAAAATGGTTTTCTGCTCGTGACAAGGAGCTTCAAAATGCAAGGCGTCAGATTGAAAATGCTCCTGTAATAAGAAATGCTCCTAGAGCTTATGCTTATCTTTTCCGCAATTATTCCATGTTTGTAAG CAGAAGTTATGAATTGATGGAGCGTGTGCTCAGAGTGTATATTTATAAGGAAGGGGACAAACCGGTATTTCATCAACCACATCTCAGGGGAATTTATGCTTCTGAAGGATGGTTCATGAAACTGATGGAGGGTAATAGGCAATTTGTCGTTCGGGATCCCAGAAAAGCACACTTATTTTATTTACCATTTAGTTCTCGAAGGCTGCGGAGTGTTCTGTATCAACAGAACTTCACAAGTCATAGGGATTTAGAGAATCATCTGAAGAACTACGTGCATGTTATAGCTAGTAAGTACCGCTTCTGGAACAGAACCAAAGGAGCAGATCATTTTCTAGTTGCTTGCCATGATTGG GGCCCAGGTTTCACAAGGAATAGTATGGGAAGTTGCATTAGAGCCCTCTGCAATTCCAACATTGCTAGAGGTTTTGAAATAGGGAAGGATGTGTCTCTGCCGGTTACCTACATTCTTTCAGCAGAGAACCCTCTAAAAGACCTTGGAGGGAACCAGCCTTCGGAGAGGCCTACTTTAGCCTTCTTTGCGGGGGGCATGCACGGTTATCTTCGTCCTATCTTGCTACAGTACTGGAAGGACAAAGAGCCAGATATGAAGATTTTTGGGCCAATGCCTCGTGATCCCGACGGCAAACAAAGATATAGAGAGTTCATGAAAAGCAGCAAATATTGCATTTGCGCTCGGGGCTACGAGGTGCACACCCCGCGGGTTATAGAATCCATATATTATGAATGTATTCCTGTAATCATATCAGATAACTACGTGCCTCCCTTCTTTGAGATTTTGGATTGGGAATCATTTGCCGTCTTTGTATTAGAGCAAGATATCCCAAACTTGAGGAACGTACTTCTCTCGATTCCTGAAAAGAAGTATATAGAGATGCAGAATCGATTAAAGATGGTGCAACGGCATTTTCTCTGGCACAAAGTTCCTGTGAAGTATGACTTATTTTACATGATCCTTCACTCCATCTGGTACAACAGAGTTTTCCAGGTAAAATCTTGA
- the LOC113691426 gene encoding probable glycosyltransferase At3g07620 isoform X2: MRNRSQMERMCTVRNQRLFYVVGIITILIILSQILVVPYQNYISVPSHANISLIFSKTILSNVSQQTNADVFNGKANDNSASGWDEDALIVQEEEGSHQGHNISTEVGGQTGDYLEKERQLPTQFTSGRGSTSDKIAKMMYLNEPEDNPILEGLETGLEFTEHVKKLKDDVSESLAPGEIANLTKGSIRSVVNFMSPMALTTGLESVADASDAAVPYPAVNISVVHTDKKDLDLESHKQGDSLLQAGSLSPKDSSGMFGKPFIKKNNRRTKSISDMTILLHLGSPPANLPRPKWFSARDKELQNARRQIENAPVIRNAPRAYAYLFRNYSMFVRSYELMERVLRVYIYKEGDKPVFHQPHLRGIYASEGWFMKLMEGNRQFVVRDPRKAHLFYLPFSSRRLRSVLYQQNFTSHRDLENHLKNYVHVIASKYRFWNRTKGADHFLVACHDWGPGFTRNSMGSCIRALCNSNIARGFEIGKDVSLPVTYILSAENPLKDLGGNQPSERPTLAFFAGGMHGYLRPILLQYWKDKEPDMKIFGPMPRDPDGKQRYREFMKSSKYCICARGYEVHTPRVIESIYYECIPVIISDNYVPPFFEILDWESFAVFVLEQDIPNLRNVLLSIPEKKYIEMQNRLKMVQRHFLWHKVPVKYDLFYMILHSIWYNRVFQVKS; encoded by the exons ATGAGAAACAGGTCTCAGATGGAGAGAATGTGTACTGTCAGAAACCAGAGATTGTTTTATGTGGTTGGCATTATTACCATCCTTATAATTCTTTCTCAGATTTTGGTAGTTCCGTATCAAAACTACATCTCAGTTCCATCACATGCAAATATCAGCTTGATTTTTAGCAAAACCATCCTTTCAAATGTTTCGCAACAGACCAATGCAGATGTTTTTAATGGTAAGGCCAATGACAACAGTGCTTCTGGTTGGGATGAAGATGCTCTCATTGtgcaagaagaagaaggatCGCATCAAGGCCACAATATTTCAACGGAGGTGGGAGGACAGACAGGTGATTACTTGGAGAAGGAGAGACAGTTACCAACTCAGTTCACATCTGGCCGGGGATCAACATCtgataaaattgcaaaaatGATGTACTTAAATGAACCAGAGGACAATCCTATACTAGAGGGCCTAGAAACTGGACTTGAGTTCACAGAGCAcgtaaagaaattaaaagatgatgTTTCCGAAAGCCTTGCCCCAGGTGAAATTGCAAATTTGACAAAAGGATCAATCAGAAGTGTAGTCAATTTTATGTCTCCAATGGCCTTGACTACTGGATTGGAGTCTGTTGCTGATGCTTCAGATGCTGCAGTACCATACCCTGCTGTCAACATTTCTGTAGTACACACTGACAAGAAAGATCTTGACTTGGAATCCCACAAACAAGGTGATAGCTTACTACAAGCTGGTTCACTTTCACCAAAAGATAGCTCGGGAATGTTTGGCAAACCTTTCATAAAGAAGAATAATAGAAGGACAAAATCCATATCTGACATGACTATCTTGTTGCATCTTGGCTCTCCACCTGCAAATTTACCG AGACCAAAATGGTTTTCTGCTCGTGACAAGGAGCTTCAAAATGCAAGGCGTCAGATTGAAAATGCTCCTGTAATAAGAAATGCTCCTAGAGCTTATGCTTATCTTTTCCGCAATTATTCCATGTTTGTAAG AAGTTATGAATTGATGGAGCGTGTGCTCAGAGTGTATATTTATAAGGAAGGGGACAAACCGGTATTTCATCAACCACATCTCAGGGGAATTTATGCTTCTGAAGGATGGTTCATGAAACTGATGGAGGGTAATAGGCAATTTGTCGTTCGGGATCCCAGAAAAGCACACTTATTTTATTTACCATTTAGTTCTCGAAGGCTGCGGAGTGTTCTGTATCAACAGAACTTCACAAGTCATAGGGATTTAGAGAATCATCTGAAGAACTACGTGCATGTTATAGCTAGTAAGTACCGCTTCTGGAACAGAACCAAAGGAGCAGATCATTTTCTAGTTGCTTGCCATGATTGG GGCCCAGGTTTCACAAGGAATAGTATGGGAAGTTGCATTAGAGCCCTCTGCAATTCCAACATTGCTAGAGGTTTTGAAATAGGGAAGGATGTGTCTCTGCCGGTTACCTACATTCTTTCAGCAGAGAACCCTCTAAAAGACCTTGGAGGGAACCAGCCTTCGGAGAGGCCTACTTTAGCCTTCTTTGCGGGGGGCATGCACGGTTATCTTCGTCCTATCTTGCTACAGTACTGGAAGGACAAAGAGCCAGATATGAAGATTTTTGGGCCAATGCCTCGTGATCCCGACGGCAAACAAAGATATAGAGAGTTCATGAAAAGCAGCAAATATTGCATTTGCGCTCGGGGCTACGAGGTGCACACCCCGCGGGTTATAGAATCCATATATTATGAATGTATTCCTGTAATCATATCAGATAACTACGTGCCTCCCTTCTTTGAGATTTTGGATTGGGAATCATTTGCCGTCTTTGTATTAGAGCAAGATATCCCAAACTTGAGGAACGTACTTCTCTCGATTCCTGAAAAGAAGTATATAGAGATGCAGAATCGATTAAAGATGGTGCAACGGCATTTTCTCTGGCACAAAGTTCCTGTGAAGTATGACTTATTTTACATGATCCTTCACTCCATCTGGTACAACAGAGTTTTCCAGGTAAAATCTTGA